A single region of the Sorghum bicolor cultivar BTx623 chromosome 9, Sorghum_bicolor_NCBIv3, whole genome shotgun sequence genome encodes:
- the LOC8066573 gene encoding reticulon-like protein B12 isoform X2 has protein sequence MMDARIATAGVGVGGGAGTCAAGGFVWDVLLWRRGRADVSACLLAATVSSWLLFYGGLVRGYTLLSLASSVLLLLLTVLFLWAKAARLLNRPQPPVPELRVPQQAVDDAAALLRSALDAALDAFRDIALGRDSLLFYRAFLCLWSVSIVGSLTDFPTACYASIVAALTIPALYHRHQECIRTYMSFAYMNLRMYEMVYERLSMKCFLRIRDWVMELLKDP, from the exons ATGATGGATGCTCGAATCGCCACCGCTGGTGTTGGcgttggcggcggcgccgggaCATGTGCCGCCGGCGGATTCG TCTGGGACGTGCTGCTGTGGCGCCGGGGCCGCGCCGACGTGAGCGCCTGCCTGCTGGCGGCCACCGTCTCCTCCTGGCTGCTCTTCTACGGCGGCCTGGTCCGCGGCTACACCTTGCTGTCCCTCGCCTCCAGCgtgctcctcctgctcctcaccGTGCTCTTCCTGTGGGCCAAGGCAGCGCGCCTCCTCAACAGGCCGCAGCCTCCCGTGCCGGAGCTGCGTGTTCCGCAGCAGGCCGTGGACGATGCGGCGGCGCTGCTGCGCTCTGCTCTCGACGCCGCCTTGGATGCCTTCCGGGACATCGCGCTGGGCAGGGACTCGCTGCTCTTCTACCGAGCCTTCCTCTGCCTGTGGAGCGTCTCCATCGTCGGCAGCCTCACAGATTTCCCAACCGCCTGCTACGCAA GCATCGTGGCTGCTCTGACCATCCCGGCGCTGTACCACAGGCACCAAGAATGCATCCGCACCTACATGAGCTTCGCCTACATGAACCTCCGGATGTACGAGATGGTGTACGAGAGGTTGTCCATGAAATGCTTCCTCAGGATCAGGGACTGGGTCATGGAGCTACTCAAGGATCCATGA
- the LOC8066573 gene encoding reticulon-like protein B12 isoform X1: MMDARIATAGVGVGGGAGTCAAGGFVWDVLLWRRGRADVSACLLAATVSSWLLFYGGLVRGYTLLSLASSVLLLLLTVLFLWAKAARLLNRPQPPVPELRVPQQAVDDAAALLRSALDAALDAFRDIALGRDSLLFYRAFLCLWSVSIVGSLTDFPTACYATGIVAALTIPALYHRHQECIRTYMSFAYMNLRMYEMVYERLSMKCFLRIRDWVMELLKDP, translated from the exons ATGATGGATGCTCGAATCGCCACCGCTGGTGTTGGcgttggcggcggcgccgggaCATGTGCCGCCGGCGGATTCG TCTGGGACGTGCTGCTGTGGCGCCGGGGCCGCGCCGACGTGAGCGCCTGCCTGCTGGCGGCCACCGTCTCCTCCTGGCTGCTCTTCTACGGCGGCCTGGTCCGCGGCTACACCTTGCTGTCCCTCGCCTCCAGCgtgctcctcctgctcctcaccGTGCTCTTCCTGTGGGCCAAGGCAGCGCGCCTCCTCAACAGGCCGCAGCCTCCCGTGCCGGAGCTGCGTGTTCCGCAGCAGGCCGTGGACGATGCGGCGGCGCTGCTGCGCTCTGCTCTCGACGCCGCCTTGGATGCCTTCCGGGACATCGCGCTGGGCAGGGACTCGCTGCTCTTCTACCGAGCCTTCCTCTGCCTGTGGAGCGTCTCCATCGTCGGCAGCCTCACAGATTTCCCAACCGCCTGCTACGCAA CAGGCATCGTGGCTGCTCTGACCATCCCGGCGCTGTACCACAGGCACCAAGAATGCATCCGCACCTACATGAGCTTCGCCTACATGAACCTCCGGATGTACGAGATGGTGTACGAGAGGTTGTCCATGAAATGCTTCCTCAGGATCAGGGACTGGGTCATGGAGCTACTCAAGGATCCATGA